GACGGTGCCGTGCAGGTCGGGCACAGCCGGGGTCTGCCGGAGTACCGGGTCGAGGGAGGCCACCGCGTAGGCCTCGGTGATGCGGAGTTCGACAGTCGCCCGGCCCACCAGTGCCGGGGCCTGAGGGCTCAGGACGACGCCCGGCGGCGTGCCGAAGGCCAGCACGGCCACGCCAGGGGCGTCGGGTCTGGATCTGACGGCAGGGTCGGCGGCGTCCACGACGGCGATCCACCAGCCAGCCCACTGGAAGCGCACTGCGTCGGCGATCGGCACCAGTCCCGAGCCGCGCTCGGCAAGCCAGGTGCGCCACGCGCCCAGAGCGTGCGCCAGATCGTTGTCGGACAGAGGCACGTCGCCCACGGGAATCTCGGTGACGGATGCCAAACAGGTGGCGAATCCGCGGACCAGCACGGTGGCGTCCGGGCCGCCCGGGAGCTCGACGTCGATCACGGGGCCTCCCAGAGAGCTCGAGCCCCTCGCGCAGGGCACGACGCACGCGGACCTTACGGGCAGCGGGGAAGCCGACGCACGACTGTCCGAATGTGTTCCTAGCTGGGCCGCTACGGGACATCTCGTGGCGGCCATCATCCGCATCTCGTGGCTCGCCGACTGGACCCCCAGTTGTGACGCTAGAAGGGCGGGATGTCGAGGTCGCTGCCGAACCGCGGTGGGCGACTGACCAGCACCTTGCCACTGGGCATGGTGATCGCCAGCCCTCCGTCGTCGACCGCATCGAAGCGCCAGCCCGGCGCCTGATGCTTGAGCCGGTGATGGTGTTCGCAGAGGCAGCAGAGGTTGTGGTACGCGGTTGGGCCCTCGGGCCACTCCCGCCGGTGGTCGAGGTCGCACGTCCGAGTGCGGGCGCGGCACCCCGGGAACCGGCAGCGCCGGTCGCGCAGCCGCACGAAGCGGTCGAGTTCCGCTCCCGGCGTGTACCCGTCGGTTTCCGACGGCGGACCGAGGCACGCACCGCGGCGGATCCCCGCGGCGTCGGTCAGGGCGATCAGGCTGCCCCGCAACTTGTCGACGACGGCGATGTGCGGCCGATGGGCCAGCCCCGTTCCGCCGAGGTCGCGCACACCGATCAGCGCACCCACGTCCAGCAGAGTGCGCAGCTCACCGTCGGTCCAGGTGCCGTCGAGGATCGCCTGCCTCGCCCCGGCCAGCCCTTCCCGGACCGCGGCCTCGTTCCGCGCCCGGGCGAGTGCAAGCCACTCGCTCAGCGTGCGGTCCTTCACGGGCGTGGGCTGGGGCCCGTGACCTGTCCCGCCCCGGGGCGGCTCGGGCTCCGACTCGAGCTCGAGCTCCGGCTCAGGGGCGGCGTCGCGCTCGGGCTCGGGCTCCGGCTCAGGGGCGGGGTCGCGCTCGGACTCGGGCTCCGGCTCAGGGGCGGGGTCGCGCTCGGACTCGGACTCGGACTCGGACTCGGACTCGGACTCGGTGAACGATCCGGTAGTTGCCGGGGAGGCATGGGTCTTCGGCGCCGGGGCGCCGTCGTCGGGCAGATCCCCGACGTCCGGTGCCGGGCGGGGCATCAGGCCGAACGTGTAACCGAGCTCGCGCACCATCTCGGCCGGCACGAGCATCCCCTCGATCTGCCCGGGCTCCGCGCCGCCGAGCATCGTCTCGAGAGTTGCCACGAGGGTGAGCGCGATGGTGACCGGCGGCATGCCGTTCTCCCCGGGTCGCAGGATCAGGTCCTGGACGCAGTCGGCCATGCGCTGCTGCTTGGTCCGCTCGTCGCCGTCGGCCCGGGCATCCTCGGCGTACACCTCCAGCGCCCGGTAGATCGCCGCCGCGGCCGGCAGGGGGAGGTCGAGGGACACCGTGGCGGTGCCGTCCCGGCGGTCGTGCAGCCGCACGCCGCGCTCACGGACGGCCGCCACCAGCTTGCGGGCGGCGGCATCGGCATCCTTGCGCAGCACGATGCGCCGGGCACAGTCGCCCAGCTGAGGGGGCGTCTTGCGGTCGAGCAGCCCCAGCACGTGCCCCTCGATGTCGGCGCGCAGCGCGTCGTCCTCGACCGGCCCGACCACGTTGACCATCTGCCGCGCATGCGCCGGGGTCAGCTCGCCACGGGCCAGCAGGGCGTGCGTGCCGGGCAGCCGCTCGACCAGCACCAGCGACTCCGCCAGCTGCGCTCCGGCAGCCGTCGAGGTGATGCCCAGCGAAGGAGCCACCTCGTCGACCGCCCACTCGCTCACCCCCGACAGCGCAGCTGGACGTGCGGCCCGGGTTGCGGCCGACATGGCCCCCTGCTCCCCCGGCTGCCGGTCGAACAGCTCCGACGGCCGGCATCGGGCGAACTCGGCCAGCGACGTCGCGACCACGGCCGACAGCCGGGCGATCGCCCGGGACGCGGCGACGGCCCGCTCCAGATGATCGATGCCGGCGTCGAGCACGCGCTTCAGTTCGGAGAGATCCGGAGCGCCGACCTGTCCGTCGTCCCCGGCGGGACGCCCAGGGGCCGACGAATGCCCCGGGCGCGCACCACGGTCACCGGGCACCCACTCCCAGGCGACTTCCGGCCCGGGACGGAGCACCTCGACCACGGGCCGCTCAGGGCGGTCCAGCAGAGCCGTTGTCAAGGCACGTTCGAACGACGATGGGAGGGAAGCACCGTCCCGCACGCCGCAGCCCTGCTCGAACATGCGTTCGATGATACCGGTGATGCGGCGCGCCGACCAGTGGAGAGCCCACCTGTGGACGAACGGCCGGCGGGGTGGGGAGCGGCGATGTGCCGGCTACGACGGTCGGTCCACCGAGGAAGCGGCGGCCTCGGCGTCGAGCTCCCCGGCGTACCGGCGCACTGCCTCGCGGAGGGCGTCCTCGACGTCCCATCCGCGCTGCTCGGCGGCCGTGACGACGGCGAGCAGCCGCTCCCCCAGCTCCTCCGGGCTGCCGACGGAAAGCTCGGCGGGCTCCGGCGTGCTCAGCCCGGCCCGGCCTGCGCGCCGCACCAGGGCTGCTCCCCACGCAGCCGCCGGCTGGGACCGGGAGACACCCTCGGTGGGTGAGCGCCGCTGCTTCTCCGCCTGCTTGATCTCCTCCCACCCCGCCTCGACGGCGGCGACGTCCCGGGGGCCGGCGTCCCCGAACACGTGCGGGTGCCGCCGCACCAGCTTGTCCACCAGGTCGCCGGCGACGTCGTCGATGTCGAAGCGGCGGTCGGGCGACGCCTCGGCCGCGACCCTCGCGTGGAAGGCCACCTGCAGGAGGACGTCGCCGAACTCCTCCCGCATGGCCACCGGGTCGTCATCGACGATCGCGTCGTAGGCCTCGTGCGCCTCCTCCAGGAGGTAGCCGCGCAGCGAGGAATGGGTCTGCTCGGCGTCCCACGGGCAGCCACCCGGGGAGCGCAGCCGGTCCATCACCGTGACGACGTCCAGCAGCCGGGCTCCGGGCGGCTCCGGCGCACCCACCACCACGGGGACACCTGGGAAGTCGGCCGCCTCGGCCGGCGCCCCCAGGCAGACGACGTCGTCCGTCCGCGCAGCCGCGGCCGCGACGTCGGGCAGCTCCTCGACCGGGACGTCCGCGGCCCGCAGCATCTGCGCCTCGGCGACCGCTCCGGGCAGCGCGACGACGGGCCGGGGCCCGGTCACCGCCCGCCAGCCGGACGCGCCGAGGAGGGCGGGGAGACGGGGGTTGACGGTGACGAACTGGACGACGGGCACCCGGTCAGTCTCCGGGACCGCCGTGCCGCCCCTACTCCGCGGGGGCGGGGGCGGGGGCGGGGGCGGTGGCGGCCGCGTCCTCGTCGCCGAGGATGTCGACGACTCCGCCGCCGCCGGGGACGAGCCGCCCGTCCTCCAGCACGCCGTAGCGCGGGTTGACCGTGACCTCGAGGTCGTCCCGCACGGCCTCGATCCGCTCGTTGCCCGCCGTCTCGACCGCCTCGCTCTCCAGCTGGGGGCGGACCTCCTCGAACGACGGGTAGACGACGCCTTCGACGAAGGTGACGACGACGCCGCCGGCCTCGGGCACCGGCGTCGCGAAGGCGGTGTTGGGGGCGGCGGCCGCGATCCCCTCGGCCAGGATGGCCGGCAGCTGGTCGGGAGCACGGGACTCCAGCGCGGGGATCGTGGCCGCCCCGGCGTACTGCGCGGCGAGCGCCGGGTACGCCGCCGGATCGGCGGTGAGCTGTGCGACGACGGCCTGCGCCGTGGCGTCGTCGGGCACGGTGATGTAGCCGAACGAGACCTCGCCCAGGCTCTCCCGCACCTCCTGGTACCGCGCCCGGAGTGCCTGGTCGCTCAGCTCGTCGGCCTCTCCTTCGGCCTCGGCGATCTCCCGCCGCACCAGCTGCTGGCGGACGTTCTCGACGACGTCCACGCGACCGATCCCCTGCTGGGCGAGCTGGCCGAAGACCTCGTCGGGATCGTCACCCCCGAGCAGCTCGTCGATGCGGGCGCGCACCTCCTCGTTGCCGACCCGCACGTCGTAGCGCTCGGCCGCCTCGGCGTAGACCTCCTCCTGCACCAGGAGGCCCAGCACGCGACGGGTGAAGTCGTCCCGCTGGCCCTCGGCGTAGGCGGCGACCCCGGGATCGGCCAGCCGGTCCTCGACGGCCGACTGCAGCTCGCTCACCGAGATCTCCTCGTCACCCACGTAGGCGGCGACGCTCGGCGAGGTCCGGCAGGCAGTGAGGCCCGACACCGCGACGGCAAGGAGGAACCCGGACACGACCACCCGGGGAACTCGACGCTTCAGCACGCCCGCAGGTTGCCACACCGGATGTGACGGTCGCCGCACACCGGCCGAGGCGTGCGGCAGAAATGGCCATATCTGCCGCTACGGGCCGGCATCAGGCAGCTACCGGCTGCTCTATGACGGCCTTCAGCACCGAGTGCAGGTTCTCCAGCAGCGCGACGTCGCGCAGCGGGGTCCGGCGGTCGGGGCCCACCGGCACCTTGAGCGAGATGGTCTCGACGGCGGCCTTGTACGAGGCGCCGTCGGCCAGCCGGGCCAGGCGCATCTGCTGCGACTCCCGGAGCGGGACGGGCGAGATCCGGATGGCCCGCCCCTGCAGCGACACCTCGCTGATGCCCAGCGCGCGCATCGCCGTCCGGAAGCGGGCGACCGCGAGCAGGTTGAGCACCGGGGCCGGCGGAGCGCCGTAGCGGTCGGTGAGCTCGTCGAGCACGGCCTGCGCCTGCTCGTCGGTCTGCACCGACGCCACCTTGCGGTAGGCCTCCATGCGCAGCCGCTCACCCGGCACGTAGTCGTGCGGCAGGTGCGCGTCGACCGGCAGGTCGACCCGGACCTCCAGCGGCTCGACCGGCGCGGACTCGCCGGTGACCTGGGCGCGGTAGTCGGCCACCGCCTCGCCGACCAGCCGCACGTAGAGGTCGAACCCGACGCCGGCGATGTGCCCGGACTGCTCGCCGCCGAGCAGGTTGCCCGAGCCGCGGATCTCCAGGTCCTTCATGGCCACAGCCATGCCGGCGCCGAGGTCGGTGTTGTGCGCGATCGTCGTCAGCCGGTCCACCGACGTCTCGGTGAGCGGCCGGGTGGGGTCGTAGGTGAAGTAGGCGTAGGCCCGCTCGCGGCCACGGCCCACGCGGCCCCGGATCTGGTGCAGCTGGGAGAGGCCGAAGGTGTCGGCGCGGTCGACGATCAGGGTGTTGGCGTTCGGGATGTCCAGGCCGGACTCGACGATCGTCGTCGCGACCAGGACGTCGTACTCCTTCTCCCAGAAGCCGACCATGATCCGCTCGAGCTCGTGCTCCTTCATCTGCCCGTGCCCGACGGCCACGCGGGCCTCGGGCACCAGGTTGCGGATCTTCGCGGCCGCCTTGTCGATCGACTGCACGCGGTTGTGGATGACGAACACCTGGCCGTCGCGCAGCAGCTCGCGGCGGATCGCCGCCGCCATCTGCTTGTCCTCCCACGCGCCGACGTAGGTGAGCACCGGGTGCCGCTCCTCGGGCGGGGTGAGGATCGTCGACATCTCGCGGATGCCGGTCAGCGACATCTCGAGCGTGCGCGGGATGGGCGTCGCCGACATCGACAGCACGTCGACCGCCGTCCGCACGCTCTTCAGGTACTCCTTGTGCTCGACGCCGAAGCGCTGCTCCTCGTCGACGATCACCAGGCCGAGGTCCTTGAAGCGGGTGGTCGGCTGGAGCAGCCGGTGGGTGCCGACGAGGACGTCGATCTCGCCGGCGGCCAGCTTGCGGATGATCTCGTCGCTCTCGGCCTTCGACTGGAACCGGGAGAGGACGGCGACGGTCACCGGGAACTGGGCGAACCGCTCGGCGAAGGTCTTGACGTGCTGGTTGGCCAGCAGCGTCGTCGGCACGAGGACGGCGACCTGCTTGCCGTCCTGCACCGCCTTGAACGCCGCCCGGACGGCGATCTCGGTCTTCCCGTAGCCGACGTCGCCGCAGATGATCCGGTCCATCGGGACCGGCTGCATCATGTCGGCCTTGACCTCGTCGATGGCGCCGAGCTGGTCGGGTGTCTCCTGGAAGGGGAAGGCGTCCTCGAGCTCGCGCTGCCAGACGGTGTCCGGCCCGAAGGCGTGGCCCTTCGTGGCCATCCGCGCGGAGTAGAGCCGGATCAGCTCCGCGGCGATCTGCTTGACCGCCTTGCGGGCGGAGTTCTTCGTCTTCTGCCAGTCGGCGCCGCCCAGCTTGGACAGCGCCGGCGCCTCGCCCCCGACGTAGCGGGTGAGCTGGTCGAGGGAGTCGGTGGGCACGAACAGCCGGTCCGGCGGCTGGTTCCGCCGCGACGGCGCGTACTCGACGATCAGGTAGTCACGCTGCCCGCCGTTGACGGTGCGGCTGATCATCTCGATGTAGCGGCCGATGCCGTGCTGCTCGTGGACGACGAGGTCGCCGGGCTGCAGCTGGGCGAGGTCGACGGCGTTGCGCCGGCGGGCCGGCATCTTGGTCGCGTCGCGCATCGACGTGCCGCGCTGGCCGGTGAGGTCGTGCTCGGTGAGCAGCGCCAGGCCCACGCCGGGGAAGGCGAACCCGGACTCCAGGTTGCCCTGGGTGACGTAGGTCAGGCCGGCGTCGGGTGCACCCGCGATGTCCGGCACCAGCCGGACGCCGAGGTCGGCCTCGGTGAACTGGTCCGCGGCGCGCTGGGCCGGACCGGGTCCCGCGAAGGTGACGACGACCCGCCGGCCCTCGCGGGACCAGGTGCGCACCTGTTCCGTTGCGCGTCCGACGTCGCCGGAGAACCGCTCGACCGTCGTGGCATCGAGGGTGACGTGCCCGTCGTCGTCCTCCGAGGCCAGGGTGAAGGCGCCCGTCGTCCACCACGGCAGGCCGCGGATCCGGGCCGCCGTCTCGATCTCGGCCAGATCACGGAAGGACGACGCCCCCAGGTCGATCGGGGCCTGGCCGGCCTCCGCGGCCGTCGACCAGGAGGCGGCGAGGAACTCCTCGGCGGTGCGCACCAGGTCGGCGGCGCGGGTGCGCACCCGCTCGGGGTCGCAGACCAGGACGTGCGTGTCGCGCGCCACGAGATCGGTGAGCAGCTGCATCTCACCAGCGACCAGGGCGGGGATCAGCGACTCCATTCCCTCCACCGCGATCCCCTCGGCCAGCTTGCCGAGGATCTCGGTCAGCTCCGGGTGCTGATGAGCCAGGGCTGTGGCGCGCTCGCGCACCTCGGGCGAGAGCAGCAGCTCCCGGCACGGCGGGGCCCAGAGCCGTTCGGGGCGCTCGTCGAGGGAGCGCTGGTCGGCGGCGGAGAAGTAGCGCAGCTCGTCGACCTCGTCGCCCCAGAACTCGACGCGCACCGGGTGCGGCTCGGTCGGCGGGAAGACGTCGAGCAGACCACCGCGGAGGGCGAACTCACCACGTTTCTCGACCAGCTCCACGCGGGTGTACGCGGCGTCGACCAGCGCACGCGCGACGTCGTCGAGGTCAGCGGAGTCGCCGGGCTTCAGCTCCACGGGGACGAGGTCCCCCAGGCCCGGGGCGAGCGGCTGCAGCACGCTGCGCACCGGGGCGACGAGCACGTCGATGGTGCCGTTCTCGCCCGGGTGCGTGAGGTCGCGCAGCACGGCCAGCCGGCGGCCGACGGTGTCCGCACGCGGGCTCAGCCGCTCGTGCGGCAGGGTCTCCCACGCGGGGAAGGTCTCGATCCGCCGTCCTGGGACGAAGCAGCGCAGGACGTCGGCGACCTGGTCTGCGTCCCGCTCCCCCGCCGTCACCACGAGGACGGGCACGCCGGCGCCCGGCTGCTGCGCCGCCAGGGCCGCGGCGACCAGGGGCTGGACCGGCGGCGCCGCGGTGACGGCCAGCGAGGTGCGGCCGGCCGAGGCGGCGACGCGCGCCATCCCAGGATCGGTGAGGACGACGTCGAGCACGCCGCGCAAGGTCACGAGGGTTTCACTCCTGGAGGTTTGGGCGGCCGCGCACACCGCCGACCGCGGCGGGGGCCGGAGGACCAGATTAGTCCCGCATCGCCGGCCTCGCTGACGCACTGCGGGCCCCCGACCGGTGGTCGGAGGCCCGCAGCGAGCGCGCCGGGTCAGCCGGCCGCAGCGAGGACCACCGTGAGCGTGGTGGCCCGGGAACTGGCCGTGGCCACCGTCGCGGTCAACCCACCCACCTGCCCCGCCGGCACCGGAGCGCCGCTGTCGGCCACCAGCGTGGCCACATCCCCGTTGCCCGCACCGGCGATGTTGCTGCGCTCGGCCAGCTCCGCCGGCGGCACCCACAGCCGCTCGTGCGGCGCCTTGTCCGACCACACCG
The DNA window shown above is from Blastococcus colisei and carries:
- a CDS encoding MOSC domain-containing protein, whose protein sequence is MIDVELPGGPDATVLVRGFATCLASVTEIPVGDVPLSDNDLAHALGAWRTWLAERGSGLVPIADAVRFQWAGWWIAVVDAADPAVRSRPDAPGVAVLAFGTPPGVVLSPQAPALVGRATVELRITEAYAVASLDPVLRQTPAVPDLHGTVEGIAVAPAAEAPMQLLEIGQARAGRGLEGDRYAARAGTFSPRAGHRPGYDLTLIAAEVLDEMAAAGQPLSFAGTRRNVLTRGIDVNALVGRTFSLGTALCEGRRLCEPCVHLDRLSGPGILRPLIHRGGLRVDVLSDGEIRLGEPISLV
- a CDS encoding HNH endonuclease signature motif containing protein, whose amino-acid sequence is MTTALLDRPERPVVEVLRPGPEVAWEWVPGDRGARPGHSSAPGRPAGDDGQVGAPDLSELKRVLDAGIDHLERAVAASRAIARLSAVVATSLAEFARCRPSELFDRQPGEQGAMSAATRAARPAALSGVSEWAVDEVAPSLGITSTAAGAQLAESLVLVERLPGTHALLARGELTPAHARQMVNVVGPVEDDALRADIEGHVLGLLDRKTPPQLGDCARRIVLRKDADAAARKLVAAVRERGVRLHDRRDGTATVSLDLPLPAAAAIYRALEVYAEDARADGDERTKQQRMADCVQDLILRPGENGMPPVTIALTLVATLETMLGGAEPGQIEGMLVPAEMVRELGYTFGLMPRPAPDVGDLPDDGAPAPKTHASPATTGSFTESESESESESESERDPAPEPEPESERDPAPEPEPEPERDAAPEPELELESEPEPPRGGTGHGPQPTPVKDRTLSEWLALARARNEAAVREGLAGARQAILDGTWTDGELRTLLDVGALIGVRDLGGTGLAHRPHIAVVDKLRGSLIALTDAAGIRRGACLGPPSETDGYTPGAELDRFVRLRDRRCRFPGCRARTRTCDLDHRREWPEGPTAYHNLCCLCEHHHRLKHQAPGWRFDAVDDGGLAITMPSGKVLVSRPPRFGSDLDIPPF
- a CDS encoding MazG family protein → MPVVQFVTVNPRLPALLGASGWRAVTGPRPVVALPGAVAEAQMLRAADVPVEELPDVAAAAARTDDVVCLGAPAEAADFPGVPVVVGAPEPPGARLLDVVTVMDRLRSPGGCPWDAEQTHSSLRGYLLEEAHEAYDAIVDDDPVAMREEFGDVLLQVAFHARVAAEASPDRRFDIDDVAGDLVDKLVRRHPHVFGDAGPRDVAAVEAGWEEIKQAEKQRRSPTEGVSRSQPAAAWGAALVRRAGRAGLSTPEPAELSVGSPEELGERLLAVVTAAEQRGWDVEDALREAVRRYAGELDAEAAASSVDRPS
- a CDS encoding SurA N-terminal domain-containing protein: MLKRRVPRVVVSGFLLAVAVSGLTACRTSPSVAAYVGDEEISVSELQSAVEDRLADPGVAAYAEGQRDDFTRRVLGLLVQEEVYAEAAERYDVRVGNEEVRARIDELLGGDDPDEVFGQLAQQGIGRVDVVENVRQQLVRREIAEAEGEADELSDQALRARYQEVRESLGEVSFGYITVPDDATAQAVVAQLTADPAAYPALAAQYAGAATIPALESRAPDQLPAILAEGIAAAAPNTAFATPVPEAGGVVVTFVEGVVYPSFEEVRPQLESEAVETAGNERIEAVRDDLEVTVNPRYGVLEDGRLVPGGGGVVDILGDEDAAATAPAPAPAPAE
- the mfd gene encoding transcription-repair coupling factor; the protein is MTLRGVLDVVLTDPGMARVAASAGRTSLAVTAAPPVQPLVAAALAAQQPGAGVPVLVVTAGERDADQVADVLRCFVPGRRIETFPAWETLPHERLSPRADTVGRRLAVLRDLTHPGENGTIDVLVAPVRSVLQPLAPGLGDLVPVELKPGDSADLDDVARALVDAAYTRVELVEKRGEFALRGGLLDVFPPTEPHPVRVEFWGDEVDELRYFSAADQRSLDERPERLWAPPCRELLLSPEVRERATALAHQHPELTEILGKLAEGIAVEGMESLIPALVAGEMQLLTDLVARDTHVLVCDPERVRTRAADLVRTAEEFLAASWSTAAEAGQAPIDLGASSFRDLAEIETAARIRGLPWWTTGAFTLASEDDDGHVTLDATTVERFSGDVGRATEQVRTWSREGRRVVVTFAGPGPAQRAADQFTEADLGVRLVPDIAGAPDAGLTYVTQGNLESGFAFPGVGLALLTEHDLTGQRGTSMRDATKMPARRRNAVDLAQLQPGDLVVHEQHGIGRYIEMISRTVNGGQRDYLIVEYAPSRRNQPPDRLFVPTDSLDQLTRYVGGEAPALSKLGGADWQKTKNSARKAVKQIAAELIRLYSARMATKGHAFGPDTVWQRELEDAFPFQETPDQLGAIDEVKADMMQPVPMDRIICGDVGYGKTEIAVRAAFKAVQDGKQVAVLVPTTLLANQHVKTFAERFAQFPVTVAVLSRFQSKAESDEIIRKLAAGEIDVLVGTHRLLQPTTRFKDLGLVIVDEEQRFGVEHKEYLKSVRTAVDVLSMSATPIPRTLEMSLTGIREMSTILTPPEERHPVLTYVGAWEDKQMAAAIRRELLRDGQVFVIHNRVQSIDKAAAKIRNLVPEARVAVGHGQMKEHELERIMVGFWEKEYDVLVATTIVESGLDIPNANTLIVDRADTFGLSQLHQIRGRVGRGRERAYAYFTYDPTRPLTETSVDRLTTIAHNTDLGAGMAVAMKDLEIRGSGNLLGGEQSGHIAGVGFDLYVRLVGEAVADYRAQVTGESAPVEPLEVRVDLPVDAHLPHDYVPGERLRMEAYRKVASVQTDEQAQAVLDELTDRYGAPPAPVLNLLAVARFRTAMRALGISEVSLQGRAIRISPVPLRESQQMRLARLADGASYKAAVETISLKVPVGPDRRTPLRDVALLENLHSVLKAVIEQPVAA